Part of the Deltaproteobacteria bacterium genome, AACTTTGGCTTCAAGCTTTTGCATGAGCTCCGCTTCACGCTGTTGAAGCTCCTGTTGTAATTTTTGAAACTTACCTGCGAGTTCCATTTGCTTGTTACGCAAGGTTTCTTCTTTTTGTGCGCGCTTGTCAGCGGCCATCAAAGATTGCTGCTTCTTATAAGCCTCAACTTCACCCTCAAATTGCTTTCGCATTTTGTCGATGGTCTTTTGTTTCTTGTCGAGTTCGGTCTTAAGCTTTGTGATCGCACGCTTTGTGTCGGGCAAGTCACGTGAAAGTCTCTCATAGTCAACGAAGCCGATCTTCACTTTTGTGGCTGTCCCTGAGGCGAAAGCTGTTTGAGCCATTAAAAGGCTAAGAACAATAAACATCCAGCGCATAAAATACTCCGATTTTCTAAGCAGTTAGTGCGGGCGGTCTATCATATTGATAGGCCCCGTCAAGCGCTCCTTGAAGGACGCGTTGAATTACCAGACGCGGGAAATCTTTGATACATTCTCCAATGTGACTAATCAGATGCAATCATCGCCCAATGCTTTGGGCTTTATCCTCGTTGGAGAGGGCTA contains:
- a CDS encoding OmpH family outer membrane protein, producing the protein MRWMFIVLSLLMAQTAFASGTATKVKIGFVDYERLSRDLPDTKRAITKLKTELDKKQKTIDKMRKQFEGEVEAYKKQQSLMAADKRAQKEETLRNKQMELAGKFQKLQQELQQREAELMQKLEAKVVNVINKIGDRDSYDMILRVQPGVLYRKRHRDITDEVVKLYKQHYSTK